A single Pseudomonas sp. MM223 DNA region contains:
- the rpoC gene encoding DNA-directed RNA polymerase subunit beta' (*Name rpoC) has translation MKDLLNLLKNQGQVEEFDAIRIGLASPEMIRSWSFGEVKKPETINYRTFKPERDGLFCAKIFGPVKDYECLCGKYKRLKHRGVICEKCGVEVALAKVRRERMAHIELASPVAHIWFLKSLPSRIGLLMDMTLRDIERVLYFESYVVIDPGMTTLEKGQLLNDEQYFEALEEFGDDFDARMGAEAVRELLHAIDLEHEIGRLREEIPQTNSETKIKKLSKRLKLMEAFQGSGNLPEWMVLTVLPVLPPDLRPLVPLDGGRFATSDLNDLYRRVINRNNRLKRLLDLSAPDIIVRNEKRMLQEAVDALLDNGRRGRAITGSNKRPLKSLADMIKGKQGRFRQNLLGKRVDYSGRSVITVGPTLRLHQCGLPKKMALELFKPFIFGKLEMRGLATTIKAAKKMVERELPEVWDVLAEVIREHPVLLNRAPTLHRLGIQAFEPVLIEGKAIQLHPLVCAAYNADFDGDQMAVHVPLTLEAQLEARALMMSTNNILSPANGEPIIVPSQDVVLGLYYMTREAINAKGEGRVFADLQEVDRVFRAGEAALHAKIKVRINETVKDRDGSVTKNTRIVDTTVGRALLFQVVPAGLPYDVVNQPMKKKAISKLINQCYRVVGLKETVIFADQLMYTGFAYSTISGVSIGVNDFVIPDEKARIINSATDEVKEIESQYASGLVTQGEKYNKVIDLWSKANDEVSKAMMANLSKEKVIDREGKEVEQESFNSMYMMADSGARGSAAQIRQLAGMRGLMAKPDGSIIETPITANFREGLSVLQYFISTHGARKGLADTALKTANSGYLTRRLVDVAQDLVVTEIDCGTDHGLLMTPHIEGGDVVEPLGERVLGRVIARDVFKPGTEDVIVPAGTLVDEQWVEFIELNSIDEVIVRSPINCETRYGICAKCYGRDLARGHQVNIGEAVGVIAAQSIGEPGTQLTMRTFHIGGAASRTSAADSVQVKNGGMVRLHNLKQVVRADGNLVAVSRSGELAIADEFGRERERYKLPYGAVISVKEGEKVEAGAIVAKWDPHTHPIVTELKGTVTFVGMEENITIKRQTDELTGLTNIEVLDVKDRPAAGKEIRPAIKMVDANGKDLYLPGTDVPAQYFLPANALVGVADGAQIGVGDVIARIPQETSKTRDITGGLPRVADLFEARRPKEASILAEVSGTIAFGKETKGKRRLVITPTDGSDPYEELIPKWRHLNVFEGEQVNRGEVISDGPSDPHDILRLLGVSALAKYIVNEIQDVYRLQGVKINDKHIETILRQMLRKVEISESGDSSFIKGDQMELTHVLVENERLAGEDKFISKFTRVLLGITKASLSTESFISAASFQETTRVLTEAAVTGKRDYLRGLKENVVVGRLIPAGTGLAYHSERKRRREADKPLRVSASEVEAALTEALNSSGN, from the coding sequence TTGAAAGACCTACTGAATTTGCTGAAAAACCAGGGTCAAGTCGAAGAGTTCGACGCCATCCGCATCGGTCTGGCGTCGCCTGAAATGATCCGTTCGTGGTCGTTCGGTGAAGTTAAGAAGCCGGAAACCATCAACTACCGTACGTTCAAACCTGAGCGTGACGGCCTGTTCTGCGCCAAGATCTTTGGCCCAGTCAAGGACTACGAGTGCCTGTGCGGCAAGTACAAGCGCCTCAAGCACCGCGGCGTAATCTGCGAGAAGTGCGGCGTTGAAGTTGCCCTGGCGAAGGTTCGTCGTGAGCGCATGGCGCACATCGAACTGGCCTCGCCGGTTGCCCACATCTGGTTCCTGAAGTCGCTGCCGTCCCGTATCGGCCTGCTGATGGACATGACCCTGCGTGATATCGAGCGTGTTCTCTACTTCGAGAGCTACGTCGTTATCGACCCGGGCATGACCACCCTTGAAAAGGGCCAGCTGCTGAACGACGAGCAGTACTTCGAAGCGCTGGAAGAGTTCGGTGACGACTTCGACGCCCGCATGGGTGCCGAGGCTGTTCGCGAGCTGTTGCACGCTATCGACCTGGAGCACGAGATTGGCCGCCTGCGCGAAGAAATTCCGCAGACCAACTCGGAAACCAAGATCAAGAAGCTGTCCAAGCGCCTGAAGCTGATGGAAGCTTTCCAGGGCTCGGGCAACCTGCCTGAGTGGATGGTCCTGACCGTCCTGCCAGTACTGCCGCCGGACCTGCGTCCGCTGGTACCGCTGGATGGTGGCCGCTTCGCGACCTCCGACCTGAACGACCTGTATCGTCGGGTGATCAACCGTAACAACCGTCTGAAGCGCCTGCTGGATCTGTCGGCGCCAGACATCATCGTGCGCAACGAAAAGCGCATGCTGCAGGAAGCGGTCGACGCCCTGCTGGACAACGGCCGTCGTGGTCGCGCCATCACTGGCTCGAACAAGCGTCCGCTGAAGTCCCTGGCTGACATGATCAAAGGTAAGCAAGGTCGCTTCCGTCAGAACTTGCTCGGTAAGCGTGTGGACTACTCTGGCCGTTCGGTAATTACCGTAGGCCCGACCCTGCGTCTGCACCAGTGCGGTCTGCCGAAGAAGATGGCCCTTGAGCTGTTCAAGCCGTTCATTTTCGGCAAGCTGGAAATGCGTGGTCTGGCGACCACCATCAAGGCCGCCAAGAAGATGGTCGAGCGCGAGCTGCCAGAGGTGTGGGACGTTCTCGCCGAAGTGATTCGCGAACACCCCGTACTGCTCAACCGTGCACCGACCCTGCACCGTCTGGGTATCCAGGCCTTTGAACCGGTTCTGATCGAAGGTAAGGCCATCCAGCTGCACCCGCTGGTCTGCGCCGCGTACAACGCCGACTTCGACGGTGACCAGATGGCCGTTCACGTGCCGCTGACGCTGGAAGCCCAGCTCGAAGCGCGCGCGCTGATGATGTCGACCAACAACATCCTGTCGCCAGCCAACGGTGAGCCAATCATCGTTCCGTCGCAGGACGTTGTACTGGGTCTGTACTACATGACCCGTGAAGCCATCAACGCTAAGGGCGAAGGTCGCGTATTTGCCGACCTGCAAGAAGTCGACCGCGTATTCCGCGCCGGCGAGGCTGCGCTGCACGCGAAAATCAAGGTTCGTATCAACGAAACCGTGAAAGACCGCGACGGCAGCGTTACCAAGAACACCCGTATCGTCGACACCACTGTCGGCCGTGCGCTGCTGTTCCAGGTTGTACCGGCAGGTCTGCCGTACGACGTGGTCAACCAGCCGATGAAGAAGAAGGCGATCTCCAAGCTGATCAACCAGTGCTACCGCGTGGTTGGTCTGAAAGAGACCGTTATCTTCGCTGACCAGTTGATGTACACCGGTTTCGCTTACTCCACCATCTCTGGCGTGTCCATTGGTGTGAACGACTTTGTCATCCCTGATGAGAAAGCGCGCATCATCAACAGCGCTACCGATGAAGTGAAGGAAATCGAAAGCCAGTACGCCTCCGGCCTGGTAACCCAGGGCGAGAAGTACAACAAGGTCATCGACTTGTGGTCGAAGGCGAACGACGAAGTGTCCAAGGCGATGATGGCCAACCTCTCGAAAGAGAAGGTTATCGACCGCGAGGGCAAGGAAGTCGAGCAAGAGTCCTTCAACTCGATGTACATGATGGCTGACTCCGGTGCGCGGGGTTCCGCAGCACAGATCCGTCAGCTGGCCGGTATGCGTGGCCTGATGGCCAAGCCGGATGGCTCGATCATCGAGACGCCGATCACTGCGAACTTCCGTGAAGGTCTGAGCGTACTCCAGTACTTCATCTCGACTCACGGTGCTCGTAAAGGTCTGGCGGATACCGCGTTGAAGACTGCGAACTCCGGTTACCTGACCCGTCGTCTGGTAGACGTTGCCCAAGACCTGGTTGTAACCGAGATCGACTGCGGTACCGACCATGGCTTGCTGATGACTCCGCACATTGAAGGCGGTGACGTTGTAGAGCCGCTGGGTGAGCGTGTACTGGGTCGTGTCATCGCCCGTGACGTGTTCAAACCAGGCACCGAGGACGTCATCGTTCCGGCCGGTACCCTGGTCGACGAGCAGTGGGTCGAGTTCATCGAGCTGAACAGCATCGACGAAGTTATCGTGCGTTCGCCGATCAACTGCGAAACCCGCTACGGCATCTGCGCCAAGTGCTACGGTCGTGACCTGGCGCGTGGTCACCAGGTGAACATCGGTGAAGCTGTCGGCGTTATCGCTGCTCAGTCGATCGGTGAGCCGGGTACCCAGCTGACCATGCGTACGTTCCACATCGGTGGTGCTGCAAGCCGTACTTCGGCTGCCGACAGCGTCCAGGTGAAGAACGGCGGTATGGTACGTCTGCACAACCTGAAGCAGGTCGTGCGTGCCGATGGCAACCTGGTTGCCGTGTCGCGTTCTGGCGAGCTGGCCATTGCCGACGAATTCGGTCGTGAGCGTGAGCGTTACAAGCTGCCTTACGGTGCGGTGATTTCGGTCAAGGAAGGTGAGAAGGTCGAAGCTGGCGCCATCGTCGCCAAGTGGGACCCGCACACCCACCCGATCGTTACCGAGCTGAAAGGTACCGTGACCTTCGTGGGCATGGAAGAAAACATCACCATCAAGCGTCAGACGGACGAACTGACCGGTCTGACCAACATTGAAGTACTGGACGTCAAGGATCGCCCTGCCGCAGGCAAGGAAATCCGTCCGGCAATCAAGATGGTCGACGCCAACGGCAAGGACCTGTACCTGCCAGGTACCGACGTACCTGCCCAGTACTTCCTGCCGGCTAACGCCTTGGTGGGTGTTGCTGACGGTGCACAGATCGGTGTTGGTGACGTTATCGCGCGTATCCCGCAAGAAACGTCGAAGACCCGTGACATCACCGGTGGTCTGCCGCGCGTAGCTGACTTGTTCGAAGCGCGTCGTCCGAAAGAAGCGTCGATCCTGGCTGAAGTCAGCGGTACCATCGCGTTCGGTAAAGAGACCAAGGGCAAGCGTCGCCTGGTGATTACGCCGACCGACGGTAGCGATCCGTACGAAGAGCTGATTCCGAAGTGGCGCCACCTGAACGTCTTCGAAGGCGAACAGGTAAACCGCGGCGAAGTTATCTCCGACGGCCCGAGCGATCCGCACGACATCCTGCGTCTGCTGGGTGTGAGCGCGCTGGCGAAGTACATCGTCAACGAGATCCAGGACGTTTACCGTCTGCAAGGCGTGAAGATCAACGACAAGCACATCGAGACCATCCTGCGTCAGATGCTGCGCAAGGTCGAGATCTCCGAGTCGGGCGATTCCAGCTTCATCAAGGGCGACCAGATGGAACTGACTCACGTACTGGTCGAGAACGAACGTCTCGCCGGCGAAGACAAGTTCATCTCGAAGTTCACCCGTGTGCTGCTGGGTATCACCAAGGCGTCGCTGTCGACCGAATCGTTCATTTCCGCGGCTTCCTTCCAGGAAACCACCCGCGTACTGACCGAAGCGGCGGTAACCGGCAAGCGCGATTACCTGCGCGGCCTGAAAGAGAACGTGGTCGTGGGTCGTCTGATCCCGGCCGGTACTGGTCTGGCTTACCACAGCGAGCGCAAGCGTCGCCGTGAAGCTGACAAACCGCTGCGTGTAAGCGCCAGTGAGGTGGAAGCCGCACTGACCGAAGCGCTGAATTCCAGCGGTAACTAA
- the rpsL gene encoding 30S ribosomal protein S12 (*Name rpsL) — MATINQLVRQPRKRSVEKSDVPALQNCPQRRGVCTRVYTTTPKKPNSALRKVCRVRLTNGFEVSSYIGGEGHNLQEHSVVLIRGGRVKDLPGVRYHTVRGSLDTSGVKGRNQGRSKYGTKRPK, encoded by the coding sequence ATGGCAACTATCAACCAGCTGGTACGTCAGCCGCGTAAGCGTTCGGTCGAGAAGTCCGACGTTCCTGCGCTGCAGAACTGCCCGCAACGTCGTGGCGTGTGCACCCGTGTGTACACCACCACGCCGAAAAAACCTAACTCGGCACTGCGTAAAGTATGCCGTGTGCGTCTGACCAACGGTTTCGAGGTTTCCTCGTACATCGGCGGTGAAGGCCACAACCTGCAAGAGCACAGCGTCGTCCTGATCCGTGGCGGCCGTGTAAAAGACTTGCCAGGTGTTCGTTACCACACCGTTCGCGGCTCTCTGGATACTTCGGGCGTTAAAGGCCGTAACCAGGGTCGTTCGAAGTACGGTACCAAGCGTCCGAAGTAA
- the rpsG gene encoding 30S ribosomal protein S7 (*Name rpsG) — protein MPRRRVAAKREILDDPKYGSQILAKFMNHVMESGKKAVAERIVYGALDTVKARKNSDPLEIFEKALDAIAPLVEVKSRRVGGATYQVPVEVRPSRRNALAMRWLVDYARKRGEKSMALRLAGELLDAAEGKGAAVKKREDVHRMAEANKAFSHYRF, from the coding sequence ATGCCAAGACGTCGTGTAGCAGCAAAACGTGAGATTCTGGACGATCCTAAATACGGATCCCAAATCCTCGCCAAGTTCATGAACCACGTGATGGAAAGCGGCAAGAAGGCTGTAGCCGAGCGCATCGTTTACGGTGCCCTGGATACCGTCAAAGCACGCAAGAACAGCGACCCCCTGGAAATCTTCGAGAAAGCTCTCGACGCCATCGCTCCGCTGGTCGAAGTAAAGTCCCGTCGTGTCGGCGGTGCCACTTACCAGGTCCCGGTTGAAGTTCGTCCATCCCGTCGTAACGCTCTGGCAATGCGCTGGCTCGTAGACTACGCCCGCAAGCGCGGCGAGAAGTCGATGGCTCTGCGCCTGGCTGGCGAGCTGCTGGATGCTGCCGAAGGCAAAGGTGCTGCAGTCAAGAAGCGTGAAGACGTTCACCGTATGGCTGAAGCCAACAAAGCGTTCTCGCACTACCGCTTCTAA
- the fusA_1 gene encoding Elongation factor G 1 (*Name fusA_1): MARTTAINRYRNIGICAHVDAGKTTTTERILFYTGLSHKMGEVHDGAATTDWMVQEQERGITITSAAVTTFWKGSVGQYDNYRVNVIDTPGHVDFTIEVERSLRVLDGAVVVFCGTSGVEPQSETVWRQANKYGVPRVVYVNKMDRAGANFLRVVGQIKNRLGHTPVPVQLAIGSEDNFQGQVDLIKMKAIYWNDDDKGTTYREEEIPADMLELAQEWRSNMVEAAAESSEELMNKYLEGEELTVEEIKAGLRARTLASEIVPAVCGSSFKNKGVPLVLDAVIDYLPAPTEIPAIQGINPDDKELDKEDPAVRKDVRHADDDEPFSALAFKIATDPFVGTLTFVRVYSGVLTSGDSVINSVKGKKERVGRMVQMHANQREEIKEVRAGDIAALIGMKDVTTGETLCNADKPIILERMDFPEPVISLSVEPKTKADQEKMGIALGKLAQEDPSFRVKTDEETGQTIISGMGEPAPGHPR; the protein is encoded by the coding sequence ATGGCTCGTACTACAGCAATTAACCGCTACCGTAACATTGGTATCTGTGCCCACGTTGACGCGGGCAAGACCACCACTACCGAGCGGATCCTGTTCTACACAGGTCTGAGCCACAAGATGGGCGAGGTGCATGACGGCGCCGCGACCACCGACTGGATGGTGCAGGAGCAGGAGCGGGGTATCACCATTACCTCCGCTGCCGTTACCACCTTCTGGAAAGGTTCTGTTGGTCAGTATGACAACTACCGTGTAAACGTCATCGATACCCCCGGCCACGTTGACTTCACCATTGAAGTAGAGCGTTCGCTGCGTGTACTCGACGGCGCGGTCGTTGTGTTCTGCGGTACCTCCGGCGTTGAGCCTCAGTCCGAAACCGTATGGCGTCAGGCCAACAAATACGGCGTTCCACGTGTTGTTTACGTGAACAAGATGGACCGTGCCGGTGCAAACTTCCTGCGCGTCGTAGGTCAGATCAAGAACCGTCTGGGCCACACCCCGGTCCCGGTTCAGCTGGCCATCGGTTCGGAAGATAACTTCCAGGGTCAGGTTGACCTGATCAAAATGAAGGCTATCTACTGGAACGACGACGACAAAGGCACCACTTATCGCGAGGAAGAAATTCCTGCCGATATGCTGGAGCTGGCTCAAGAGTGGCGCTCCAACATGGTTGAAGCGGCTGCCGAGTCCAGCGAAGAGCTGATGAACAAGTACCTGGAAGGCGAAGAGCTGACCGTCGAAGAGATCAAAGCCGGTCTGCGCGCGCGCACCCTGGCCAGCGAAATCGTACCGGCTGTCTGCGGTTCGTCGTTCAAGAACAAGGGTGTTCCCCTGGTTCTCGACGCCGTCATCGACTACCTGCCTGCTCCGACCGAGATCCCTGCAATCCAGGGTATCAACCCGGACGACAAGGAGCTGGACAAAGAAGATCCGGCTGTTCGTAAAGACGTGCGTCACGCCGACGACGACGAGCCGTTCTCGGCTCTGGCGTTCAAGATCGCGACTGACCCGTTCGTGGGTACCCTGACCTTCGTTCGCGTCTACTCGGGCGTTCTGACCTCCGGTGACTCCGTCATCAACTCGGTCAAAGGCAAGAAAGAGCGCGTTGGTCGTATGGTGCAGATGCACGCCAACCAGCGTGAAGAAATCAAGGAAGTGCGCGCTGGCGACATCGCGGCACTGATCGGCATGAAAGACGTGACCACAGGCGAAACCCTGTGCAACGCCGACAAGCCAATCATCCTTGAGCGTATGGACTTCCCTGAGCCGGTCATTTCGCTCTCCGTAGAGCCGAAAACCAAGGCTGACCAGGAGAAGATGGGTATTGCACTGGGCAAGCTGGCCCAGGAAGACCCGTCGTTCCGCGTCAAGACCGACGAAGAGACTGGCCAGACCATCATCTCGGGCATGGGTGAGCCTGCACCTGGACATCCTCGTTGA
- the fusA_2 gene encoding Elongation factor G 1 (*Name fusA_2) has product MSLHLDILVDRMKREFNVEANIGKPQVSYREKITKSNVEIEGKFVRQSGGRGQFGHCWIRFSEPDVDEKGNITEGLVFSNEVVGGVIPKEFIAPIQKGIEEQMKNGVVAGYPLIGLKAAVFDGSYHDVDSNEMAFKIAASMATKQLATKGGGVVLEPIMKVEVVTPEDYLGDVMGDLNRRRGLVQGMDESVSGRVVRAEVPLGEMFGYATDVRSMSQGRASYSMEFSKYAEAPSNIVEALVKKQG; this is encoded by the coding sequence GTGAGCCTGCACCTGGACATCCTCGTTGACCGCATGAAGCGCGAGTTCAACGTCGAAGCCAACATCGGCAAGCCGCAGGTTTCGTACCGCGAGAAGATCACCAAGTCCAACGTCGAGATCGAAGGCAAGTTCGTTCGTCAGTCGGGCGGTCGTGGTCAGTTCGGTCACTGCTGGATCCGTTTCTCGGAGCCGGACGTCGACGAGAAAGGCAACATCACCGAAGGTCTGGTGTTCTCCAACGAAGTCGTTGGTGGTGTAATTCCTAAGGAATTCATCGCCCCGATCCAGAAGGGTATCGAAGAGCAGATGAAGAACGGCGTAGTTGCCGGCTATCCTCTGATCGGCCTGAAGGCCGCGGTATTCGATGGTTCGTATCACGACGTCGACTCCAACGAAATGGCGTTCAAAATCGCCGCTTCGATGGCGACCAAGCAGCTGGCCACCAAGGGCGGCGGCGTGGTTCTCGAGCCGATCATGAAGGTTGAAGTTGTAACCCCGGAAGACTACCTGGGTGACGTGATGGGTGACCTGAACCGTCGTCGTGGTCTGGTCCAGGGTATGGATGAATCGGTCTCTGGCCGCGTCGTCCGCGCTGAAGTACCGCTCGGAGAAATGTTCGGTTACGCAACCGACGTTCGTTCCATGTCTCAGGGTCGCGCAAGCTACTCCATGGAATTCTCCAAATACGCCGAAGCTCCGTCGAACATCGTCGAAGCACTCGTTAAAAAACAAGGCTAA
- the tufA_2 gene encoding Elongation factor Tu-A (*Name tufA_2): protein MAKEKFDRSLPHVNVGTIGHVDHGKTTLTAALTRVCSEVFGSAVVEFDKIDSAPEEKARGITINTAHVEYNSNIRHYAHVDCPGHADYVKNMITGAAQMDGAILVCSAADGPMPQTREHILLSRQVGVPYIVVFLNKADLVDDAELLELVEMEVRDLLSTYDFPGDDTPIIIGSARMALEGKDDNEMGTTAVKRLVETLDSYIPEPERAIDKPFLMPIEDVFSISGRGTVVTGRIERGIVRVQDPLEIVGLRDTTTTTCTGVEMFRKLLDEGRAGENCGVLLRGTKRDDVERGQVLVKPGSVKPHTKFTAEVYVLSKEEGGRHTPFFKGYRPQFYFRTTDVTGNCELPEGVEMVMPGDNIQMTVTLIKTIAMEDGLRFAIREGGRTVGAGVVAKIIE, encoded by the coding sequence GTGGCTAAAGAAAAATTTGATCGTTCCCTTCCCCACGTTAACGTCGGCACTATCGGCCACGTTGACCACGGTAAGACCACTCTGACCGCAGCTCTGACTCGCGTCTGCTCCGAAGTTTTCGGTTCGGCAGTCGTTGAGTTCGACAAGATCGACTCGGCTCCGGAAGAAAAAGCGCGCGGTATCACCATCAACACCGCTCACGTCGAGTACAACTCGAACATTCGTCACTACGCTCACGTTGACTGCCCAGGTCACGCTGACTACGTGAAGAACATGATCACCGGTGCTGCCCAGATGGACGGCGCGATCCTGGTTTGCTCGGCCGCCGATGGTCCGATGCCACAAACCCGTGAGCACATCCTGCTGTCCCGTCAGGTTGGCGTTCCGTACATCGTGGTCTTCCTGAACAAGGCTGACCTGGTAGACGACGCTGAGCTGCTGGAACTGGTCGAGATGGAAGTTCGCGACCTGCTGTCCACCTATGACTTCCCAGGCGACGACACTCCGATCATCATCGGTTCCGCTCGTATGGCCCTGGAAGGCAAAGACGACAACGAAATGGGCACCACCGCTGTCAAGCGTCTGGTTGAAACTCTGGACAGCTACATCCCAGAGCCAGAGCGCGCTATCGACAAGCCGTTCCTGATGCCAATCGAAGACGTATTCTCGATCTCGGGTCGTGGTACCGTTGTTACCGGTCGTATCGAGCGTGGTATCGTCCGCGTTCAGGATCCGCTGGAAATCGTTGGTCTGCGTGACACCACCACCACCACCTGCACCGGTGTTGAGATGTTCCGCAAGCTGCTGGACGAAGGTCGTGCTGGCGAGAACTGCGGCGTTCTGCTGCGTGGTACCAAGCGTGACGACGTTGAGCGTGGCCAGGTTCTGGTCAAGCCAGGTTCGGTCAAGCCGCACACCAAGTTCACCGCAGAAGTCTACGTCCTGTCGAAGGAAGAAGGCGGCCGTCACACTCCGTTCTTCAAAGGCTACCGTCCACAGTTCTACTTCCGTACCACTGACGTGACCGGTAACTGCGAACTGCCGGAAGGCGTTGAAATGGTAATGCCAGGTGACAACATTCAGATGACTGTTACCCTGATCAAGACCATCGCAATGGAAGACGGTCTGCGCTTCGCTATCCGTGAAGGCGGTCGTACCGTCGGCGCCGGCGTCGTAGCCAAAATCATCGAGTAA
- the rpsJ gene encoding 30S ribosomal protein S10 (*Name rpsJ) produces MQNQQIRIRLKAFDHRLIDQSTQEIVETAKRTGAQVRGPIPLPTRKERFTVLVSPHVNKDARDQYEIRTHKRVLDIVQPTDKTVDALMKLDLAAGVEVQISLG; encoded by the coding sequence ATGCAAAATCAGCAAATCCGTATCAGGTTGAAGGCTTTCGACCATCGCCTGATCGACCAATCCACCCAGGAAATCGTGGAAACCGCGAAACGTACTGGTGCACAAGTGCGTGGTCCGATTCCACTGCCTACCCGCAAAGAGCGTTTCACCGTTCTGGTCTCCCCGCACGTCAACAAAGACGCGCGTGACCAGTACGAGATTCGCACTCATAAGCGTGTTCTGGACATCGTCCAGCCAACGGATAAAACCGTTGACGCGCTGATGAAGCTTGATCTGGCGGCAGGTGTGGAAGTACAGATCAGCCTCGGCTAA
- the rplC gene encoding 50S ribosomal protein L3 (*Name rplC), with protein sequence MTIGVIGRKCGMTRIFTEEGVSIPVTVIEIEPNRVTQFKTEETDGYRAVQVTVGERRASRVTAAQAGHFAKANVAAGRGVWEFRLEEGDFQAGDLIKAELFTAGQLVDVTGQSKGKGFAGTIKRWNFRGQDNTHGNSVSHRVPGSIGQCQTPGRVFKGKKMSGHMGAERVTVQSLEVVRVDAERNLLLVKGAVPGATGGDVVVRPAVKARG encoded by the coding sequence ATGACTATTGGTGTAATCGGTCGCAAGTGCGGTATGACCCGCATTTTCACCGAAGAAGGTGTCTCCATTCCGGTCACGGTCATTGAGATCGAGCCGAATCGTGTCACCCAGTTCAAAACTGAAGAAACCGATGGCTACCGTGCAGTGCAAGTCACTGTCGGCGAGCGTCGTGCTTCGCGTGTGACTGCCGCTCAGGCAGGTCACTTCGCCAAGGCTAACGTTGCCGCTGGTCGCGGTGTTTGGGAGTTCCGTCTTGAAGAAGGCGATTTCCAGGCTGGCGATCTGATCAAAGCTGAACTCTTCACTGCAGGCCAGCTGGTAGACGTTACTGGTCAGTCCAAAGGTAAAGGCTTCGCCGGTACCATCAAGCGCTGGAACTTCCGTGGTCAGGACAACACCCACGGTAACTCCGTGTCGCACCGTGTGCCTGGTTCCATCGGCCAGTGCCAGACTCCTGGTCGTGTGTTCAAGGGCAAGAAAATGTCCGGTCACATGGGCGCCGAGCGCGTGACTGTTCAGTCCCTGGAAGTAGTTCGCGTAGACGCTGAACGCAACCTGCTGCTCGTCAAGGGTGCCGTTCCTGGCGCTACTGGCGGCGACGTGGTTGTACGCCCAGCTGTCAAGGCTCGCGGTTAA
- the rplD gene encoding 50S ribosomal protein L4 (*Name rplD): MQLNVNDAQAIEVSELTFGGEFNETLVHQAVVAYMAGGRQGTKQQKTRSDVAGGGKRPWRQKGTGRARAGTTRGPIWRGGGVTFAARPQDHSQKLNKKMYRAALRSILAELVRSDRLVVVQDFAVEAPKTKDLLNKLNGMGLSDVLIVSDAVDQNLYLAARNLPHVDVRDVQGSDPVSLIAYEKVLITVSAVKKFEELLG; the protein is encoded by the coding sequence ATGCAACTCAATGTAAATGACGCTCAGGCGATCGAAGTTTCCGAACTGACTTTCGGTGGCGAATTCAACGAGACGCTGGTTCACCAAGCAGTCGTGGCCTACATGGCCGGCGGCCGTCAGGGCACCAAGCAGCAAAAGACCCGTTCCGACGTGGCTGGTGGCGGTAAGCGCCCATGGCGTCAGAAGGGTACTGGCCGTGCTCGTGCTGGTACCACTCGTGGTCCGATCTGGCGTGGCGGTGGTGTAACCTTCGCAGCTCGCCCTCAAGATCACTCGCAAAAGCTCAACAAGAAGATGTACCGCGCAGCTCTGCGCTCCATCCTCGCTGAGCTGGTGCGTAGCGACCGTCTGGTCGTGGTTCAGGACTTCGCTGTTGAAGCACCGAAAACCAAAGATCTGCTGAACAAGCTGAACGGCATGGGTCTGAGCGACGTACTGATCGTTTCCGACGCTGTTGATCAGAACCTGTACCTGGCTGCTCGCAACCTGCCGCACGTCGATGTACGTGACGTACAGGGTTCCGACCCGGTCAGTCTGATCGCATACGAGAAAGTGTTGATCACTGTCTCGGCCGTGAAGAAATTCGAGGAGCTGCTGGGATGA
- the rplW gene encoding 50S ribosomal protein L23 (*Name rplW) codes for MNQERVFKVLLGPHVSEKATVLAEKKGQFVFKVATDATKLEIKKAVEGLFNVKVENVSTVNVLGKTKRTARGLGKRNDWKKAIVSLQPGQDLDFSSSAE; via the coding sequence ATGAACCAGGAACGCGTATTTAAAGTCCTCCTTGGCCCGCACGTTTCCGAGAAGGCTACCGTTCTGGCTGAGAAAAAAGGCCAGTTCGTATTCAAGGTTGCTACCGATGCAACCAAGCTGGAAATCAAGAAAGCTGTCGAAGGCCTGTTCAACGTAAAAGTTGAAAACGTGTCGACTGTTAACGTTCTGGGTAAAACCAAGCGTACCGCACGTGGTCTGGGCAAGCGTAATGACTGGAAGAAGGCGATCGTCTCCCTTCAGCCAGGCCAAGATCTCGATTTCAGCAGCAGTGCTGAGTAA